aaaagaagaaacagactTTAAAGGTGAACTTGAAATCATAATTCAACACTGCAACCTAGAGGCAGACTTCAGCAACAGCATGTGTATTttacactgcaaacacagacagtgacacCTGCTTTACCTGTGCAGTcaatcaaacacatgcagagagagagagcagcgaTTCACTGTTTCATTATCAAATCTAACtgacaagagacagaaaaaagaatgaataaatgtataaaaatacgttacatttatttgattgcTGCGGTTTGAATTTGCATACTTTAAACAACAGCTAATAAAGTCTTATGAGTCAAAAAATGCTTTGGGCTCCATCCCAGTTTATTGGATTATTATCTGAGTCTGTGGGTTGACTgcctttccttccctcccctgATGGTTACACTATTTACATCTGGAATTAGACAGACAGCTAAATAGTATGGATCATTATTTACCATGCTAGTTTATTTCCCTTAATAATGCAGCAATTACCCCGAGCAAACACAGTTACGACGTCGCGTGCTGTCATGTAGCGGCTTGCTTTCATATTCTGTGAGATGTACACTGATTGGTTAATGTGAGAAATGAACGTCAGGAGAGTAATGGGAAAACACAAGGCTGATTAAATaaagcctccctctctctttatcttatCCCTAATGTTCTCTATGTTTCTCTGGCATCCACCAGCCTCCGTGGCTTTACTCCAGTTCAATATTATCCAACCTTCGGTAGGCCACTTTTTATCCAAAAGGATTTTAAGGATTGAGTGGCAATAACTTTCTAAATTATGTTTCAATTCATTGATGCTCGGAGAGAAACCCGTTTTCAGATTTTCAACCATTTTAACTGTTTAGGGGCAGAGCAGCATTCATCGCTCTAAAAGTGGCTGCTTTAGATGCTCCAAGGAGAATTTAGATAGAAGGATTTAAGCCCTGGATAATTTAGTTGTATGACAACAACATTAatcattttcagttatttttatcTTTGCCTTTTTTAGAGATGTTTATTTGTTGAATCACTGTCATTTGTGGTCGGATTCCTTTACATTTCACACATCATTTATACTTGCACAACATATCTATGACGTCTGTTTGAGTGTGTCGTGTGCTGCACACAGTCGGATGTTTACTCCTCGTGACCAGTCTGTGTGTATTGTTGAAAGAAGCAAATATATTTTACAGAAAGATTCAAATAAACCTGTGCAAAGAGAAAGGAAGACTGCTGTCAGGAACAAGATGGTAGACTTTGAACATGTCCCACCAAAACAGAACCATTCAAAAGCAGTCAGCATCTCATTGCATAAATGTGTAATTCTAAATGTGGGACTCAGAGTACCAACACAACATCCAGCTGTCCAAGAATGTTTTCATGAAACACAAAAGGTTAAAAAGTGAAGCACTATtaagatcctttacttaagtaaagtacTATTACcacactgtaaatgtaataCTCCATTATAAGTTAATTgtcaaattattaaattatcaaatgtaattttgttgtaAATTACTCTCCAACAGTACAGATAGttaaagctgaaacaattagtcaggTGGCCAGAAATTAACTGGCAACTACTTTTATGatcatttttcatataaaaacatttcagggtTCTAAAATGTGAccatttactttttcttttaatatttttaatctattttgatgaacatttctgtgtggagtttgtatgttctccACGTGCTCGTGTGGTTTTCCTCCAGGTTCTCCCACAGTCcgaagacatgcaggttaactggtgacgCTAAATTGCctgcaggtgtgagtgtgagtgattgtctgtctctgtgtgtcagccctgaATGACCCGTCCAGGGTgcacctctcgcccaaagtcagctgggattggatGGAAACTATCAATGGGCtcactgagaaaataatcagcgGATGAATAAAGATTGAAAATATTCATCAGGTCCATTCTGAAAGCTAAACTTCAATATGATTTGTATGCAATGGCGTAGTGTATGTATGGAGTACAAGTATAAAGTATTCACACtacatacagttgcactcaaaattattctgaaacaagagggaaaagttgaacacAGCATTGAACTGTAGATAGATGTAGTTTGTTTTCAACACTGAACTCAAACATCGAACAGCAGAACATAGAACAAGTAttgttctgtgtaaaaatgacatCTATGCAGTTGCAGCACAAAATTAATCATCCAGTTTTCCAGTCTTCCCTTAAATATATAGACAGTGAGATGGTGTCTCTGTCAAAGACAGATAATACCATGGCCTGTGTGTAAGGAAATAATGAACAGCCTCCTGATAGTGATGGTGAAACATTGAAAAAGCACGGTGTGACCTGAAGCCTCCATGAGCTCCACACTGAAACCCACCTGCTGACCTCTGTGGAGACATGCACTTAGAGCTAAGACAAAAATTCTTTCAGGAGTTGTGTCAGTTAGAGCAGTTTTGTGTTAAAtgggtgtgagtgagagagctgGGAGGAGTGTAAGGGTCGTGGGAAAAGCAACACATGAACGAGATATGTGGGTGTTACCTAATCAAAAGCTGACTGAAGTCAATCTGCCAAATTCTCATGTTGTAAACATTCCAGGAGGCGATCTTGATATCAAATCATAGCAATGAACATGTGGAGTTCAGCTAAAATGTCTCATCACAACAATCCTGTGAGCCTCTCTTTGAGTTACAATCACTGTACACTAGCTAAAAGTAGTCCGTGCTAGTGTGCTTTAaaaccagtggtggaagaagtactcagaccTGTGAAAGTGGCAATACTAAATCATAGCATCACTTGGtaaaagaacaaacacattagtattaaaatatattagaaGAACCAAAAGTAGAAGTTCTCATTATTCAGATCGGCCCATTTCAGCATCATGTATGTTATTCGATTCTAATCATTGATGCGTGAACGTGTTCGTCACTTCAGTGTTGCAGCTGGAGCTaaatttaattactttatatatacgGCTGGGAATTAAATAGAATAATACTAGTAGTAGTTATGTGCAGGACTTTGATGACATGAAAGCAATCATACATAAAAATGCAGTCTTCATATACAGGATGTTATCAAATCTTTCACAAATTCCACTGGGAGTCACACTTATTGGTGGtgctatttttacatgttttatatcattgttcCATTTTTACACGCTCGCAGTTGCTCATCCACATCCACACCTTATGTCCTAGTCACACTGGCTCATTCCACACAAACATCACGTGTTTAACAGGGCTTCAGATAAAAAGAGAGgacaaacaaagtgaaaagtGCAAAGTGATATATAAAGCCAGTTTCTGCTCAGGGCGGACCGTGGCAGCAGACAGGTGCACGAGCAGGtgagattcaaagattcaaagtgtttattatcatgtgtacagtgcagaaacgggtgtccctgtacaatgaaagtcttactttgccatccacactgaatgccaaagagtttaaaagagtaaaaaaggagaggataaaatataaactactattgctacataaatatatttacaaaatgtgcaattttattaacataaagcaaagtgaatgtgcagattagaggtagttgGGTGTTGTTGACTCCTGTCGGCTGTTAgggagcctgatggcggagggaaagaaggggTTTCTGAGTCTGGATGTGTGGAGTGGAAACACAGATAGTACGAACACACATCAGAAACTTACTAGTAGTTTTTATAGcatatacatgtatttattttctgctctaTTCTATGTGACTCTAAAGGCAGTCAAGAATCCCTGAGGCCTGAGGTTTCGTCCAGGATGCAGACTTTAGTCACGTTGTGCGCTCTTCTCTCGCTCCTCTTTTGTGCTCACGCCGATGTCGTGGAACGTTTTGAGGTTTGTGTCCTGTTGAAAAAACCAAAAGGAACATTAAATCTGTGTGCTGCGTTAGTGGTTCACCTGGGAGGCTGTGTTGTCTGGTTATGTTTAATCCCAGGATCACCCAGAATGCATGAAGTACTTCTATAAAGCCAAGGTGCCAGAGTGGGGGGCCTCCACACTCGACGCAGCCCGTCTCTGTCATCGCTTTGTCAACAGGTAGGCCTCGGTACAGGaacagtacagtatgtacataCAACAGTTCCCATCCAGACGCAGCTTGGTTCTATGCTTAATGCATCTTCCCATTCGTTTTCACCTGACTATAACTATAATCTTAACATGTTTCTAAATGTTGCTCAGGCCTCAATTTTCCATTGCAACACCTCTAATTTCTAAATCACTATACTTCATCTTTGTGCCGCCAGGTACCACTTTGCCACACTGTACGACACCAGCCATCGCATTGCTGTCTACTCAGCCTATCAATTTCAGCCCAGCAATGGAGGCGGCAGGGAGAAAAGGTGGTTTGTAGAGCCTCAGGTCGGTGCCACAGTTGTGCATACTGAACctcaaaatatcaaatatgaaGGGCATTAATGCAGTGATTGTTCTGTTTCTGGTCTTTTTGTATTGTTCTAGTTGTAAAGAATCTACCATGTGCACGATGAACTGATATATTTTAGCATGTGGTGCGGTGACCCCTACTCTGTTTAAACCTTAAAGCTTCTGATGTGCCTTATAGCTGGTAAACATGTCCTGGCAAGCAGAGATGAAGGATGGCTACTGGCTGGGGAAAGACCACCCTGGGGTGTAcctgggagagagacaggctcTGAATGAAGACTACACACACTCTGGCTTTGACCGCGGCCACCTCAACCCCAACGGACACCATGCAGGTAGAGGAGGTTGGACATGGGCGGTTGTCTGAGTGAGGTCACCAGGTGGCCACCAGCTAAAGGTGTCATTTGAATTCAACAGGGGTGATGGACAGTGTTGGAGACCTCTGATAAAAAGTGGATTATTGCTTTAAATCACTGCTTATGCATAatttaaacacattcacatacagagCAAATGAATGATAACCACACAACTATATTCCAGCCCAGTCAACAATAAACTGTAAAAGGTTTTCTCACTGAGGACCCTCGTGGCAGCATGGCCCCCTGTGCATCTGGTGCCCCTCTAATCTTGTTTTACTCTTCATCTTAACTTAATACTCTCAGTTAAACTTTGCATCGCTACCCAGAAACTGGCTGATTTCCTTTGGCTTTATCATTTGGGCGTCTGTTGTCATAGTAACCTTAGGGCAGCTATGGGAGGCTACAGCCAGAAAAATATCCAGTCTTATCACAGTCTTAAATCATAAGCATGCAGAGGACATGTGCAGATGCTTTATTACAAGATTGCCAAGcctgttttacatttaattttctatGTTTTACATAGACAAAAGGGGAATTTCATATAACTGTTatccatgttttatttactcgtgataatgaaatgaatactTTTGCCCTAAAATCATTCCTTAATCTGCATCCACTAAATGTTGTATGATCTCTAGCTTGTTATCACAGGATATAATAAGTCATTATCAGtatcataaaaataaagaacTTTTATGCACGCCTCTCTGGCCTTCCACAGTTATAGACCTTTGCAAACGTTGGTTCAGATATGACGAATGTGGGTCAGCAGATCTCTGGTTCGTGTTAAGGCTAGGCACCTATGTAGCCACCATTATCAGCTGCTTGTAGCCTTGGATGCTGccctttgacttctccagtaACTGTGCTTCCAGCTAACAACTCGGCAATTTTAAGGAATCACTTTTGGTAAAATGAGAGTAGAACGAGAGTGAACCAGCTACAACTGGATGTCTCCCTTCTCTACCACCCTCTGCATCCTATAAAGTCCACTTAACAATTTAACTTCTCAAGGCCTTCAATCAGTAACCTTATTTCTCGAATAACTTAACTCTATTCCTCTCTCTTACAGTTCCTAGCCGCAATGCCACTTTCACTCTGACCAATGTGGTTCCTCAGAACCCCAAACTGAACCAGGACGCCTGGAGGATCCACGAGTCCCAGCTCACCGACCTTTTCAGGGACAAGTGCTCCAAGGCCTTTGTGCTGGTTGGTGCAGTTCCCTCTGCAGACAACTGGATTGTCAAAAACAATGTGAAGCGTGTCAACATCCCTGACTACCTGTGGAACGCCTACTGCTGTGTGGATAACAACGGTAGACCCGTTCAGAGTGGTGCTGCTACAGCGAGGAACACAGAGGACAACTGGGTGGAGAGGCTCTCCCTGGATGAACTGGGAGAATTCCTGCAGCAGTTCTCCAACCAACCAGTAGGGGAGCTGTTTTACAACAACTGCAGGGCATAGATGATAACACAGGAACAACAGACAAAGAATTTTAGGATCCTAAATGCCTAAATGTAGGAGTGTATGGAGTAAGTTCTGAGGAGCAAATGATCAATACGTAAAAATGCAAAGCTTACTGATCCACaaatatacatatgtatatgtaaTCCAAATGTATATGAGTTTTAGAGTTAACATGACCCTGAAGAAATACCCTCGATATATGTTTTAATTGGTTTACACTTTTCACTTATAACTGGCTTGTATACTGGCgcttaaacaaataaaaacaatttaacaaGAGCAATTACAAATTATGGGACTGTATGTGATTAGTTTGTGTGATTTGGCAAATATGCTGCATTAACCTGCAAAAATCTTCCCACTTTCTCTTGTTGACTCAACCAGCATTGTGAACAACGACCCTATTTTGCCCTTCAGGGTGACCCCGCTGCTCACCTGCACCTTTAGTGGCCCGAGATAAGTAACACTGTAAGCCCACTGAAGTGAGCGGCAACGTTACgtaaagcagctataatcacAATTGAAGTGTGAAAGTGGTTGCTTGCAGCAATGAGCCTGGAGAGAATGACTCCACAGCTCTCCCTCAGCTGTACAGAGTGTTTGTGTCAGCTCAGAGTTTTGATTTGACTGCCCTTTAAAGCCCAAACAGCAGTGCTATCCTGCTTCAAACTGCAAATTTATTTGAAGGAGAAGGGCAACTTCATGATTAGACCGGACCGATAGTACTTTTTACACGCCTGAGGAGAGGGTTGTAATCTAAATCCTTTTAGTTTGTAATAAAGAAAACTAATTGGCTGTATTAAAAAGCAAACGGCAAAAATAACTTAAGAGCCACCAGAGTGAAAGATGTGAGGATGTACGTGACTAGAATTTATGGATAATGCTGAAAGTTATTATACTTATAATcttttacttcttcttcttcaggttgtaaaatgaatgatttacGCTTCCTCGAgcctttttttaatattttccagcCAACTTGCCCATGAACTAAATCAGCTGTTTCTCTTAACacatgacttcctgttttctctggtcatTTGTGTCTGCTTAGGTGATTTGGTGGTTTCCTCCAGCTCCCCTCCAGCACAGAGCTTTTTCTTCATCAAATGTTATGCTCAACATGAAATATTTGAATtgtatgaaataaatacattatctTGATTAGCTTTcacattataattaaaaaaaaaaaaatttaaatcacgACAATACGCAGCCCAGTTATACAAGTGTATTACTGATCATGACCTAACATGtcaaacacaataacaaaaaagaaagtccGTTAATTGACCATCTACTGCATGAATTATTATATtagcatgataaaaaaaaaagttttttgttt
The Pempheris klunzingeri isolate RE-2024b chromosome 4, fPemKlu1.hap1, whole genome shotgun sequence genome window above contains:
- the LOC139200450 gene encoding endonuclease domain-containing 1 protein, coding for MQTLVTLCALLSLLFCAHADVVERFEDHPECMKYFYKAKVPEWGASTLDAARLCHRFVNRYHFATLYDTSHRIAVYSAYQFQPSNGGGREKRWFVEPQLVNMSWQAEMKDGYWLGKDHPGVYLGERQALNEDYTHSGFDRGHLNPNGHHAVPSRNATFTLTNVVPQNPKLNQDAWRIHESQLTDLFRDKCSKAFVLVGAVPSADNWIVKNNVKRVNIPDYLWNAYCCVDNNGRPVQSGAATARNTEDNWVERLSLDELGEFLQQFSNQPVGELFYNNCRA